A region of the Nocardia nova SH22a genome:
CCTTGTCCAGTACCTGCGGAATGAAGGACTGGCCGCCGAATCCCGGTTCGACACTCATCACGAGCAGGGTGTCGAAATTGCGCAGGATTTCCAGATAGGGCTCGATCGGGGTGTTCGGCTTCACCGAGAGACCGGCTTTACCACCGGCCGCGTGGATATCGCGGGCGACCGCGACCGGATCGTCGGTGGCTTCCGCGTGGAACGTCACGTTGTAGGCGCCCGCCTCCGCGTACGGCGGCGCCCAGCGGCCCGGATCCTCGATCATCAGGTGGCAGTCCAGCGGAATGTCGGTGGTCTTCAGCAGGCTCTGCACCACCGGCAGGCCGAGCGTCAGATTCGGCACGAAGTGGTTGTCCATCACGTCGACGTGCAACCAGTCGGCGCCCTCGACCGCCCGGACCTCCTCGGCGAGACGAGCGAAGTCGGCAGACAGAATCGACGGTGCGATCATCGGTGACGGCCGGTGGAAGTGGGTATTCGAGGTGGACACAGCGCGAGAGTGTACTGGGTCACCACGACGCGGAATTACGGACAGTCCGCGATTGCACGCCACGAAGTTGGGTAGCCTGCTTAGGGTGATCAACATGTCGGCTGAAGAGGGACTGCGCAGCACACCCGTCGAAATCGGCGTCGCGGCCACCGTGTCGCAACTGCCGATCGTGCGCGGATTGGCCGAAACACTCGTCCTGCTCAGCGATTTCACGCTCGACGAGGTCGCCGACATCCGGCTGGCCGTCGACGAGGCGTGCTCGACGCTGATCGAACTGGCCGTCCCCGGCACCACGCTGCAGTGCCGTTTCACCGTGGGCGACAACGATCTGGTCGTGCGGGTCGCCGGTATCGCCGCCACCTCGCAACTGCCGGATCAGCGCAGCTTCGGCTGGCATGTCCTGCGCACCCTCACCGACGGGATCGACGTCACTCAGGGCGAATACGATTCGGAGATCTCCGGCTTCTCGACAGTCGTGGAATTCCGGCGGGTCCGGGGGAAGGCGTAGTGGTCGACGAGGACAACGTATTCGAGGCCGAGGACGCCGCGGATACGGGGGATACGGCCGCGAGCGCATCGCCGGACGAGCCCGGCGGCGAGAAGGCCGAGGAGTCCACCACCACGTCCGAGGACGAATCCGGCGAGGGCGACGAGGTGGCCGAGGTCACCGAATCGGTCTCCGGCTACGACGATGTCAACGCGCTGTTCCTGGCGCTGTCGCAGGCCCCGGAGGATCGGCGCGGCGAGTTACGCGGTGAGCTGATCAATCGTTGTATTCCGCTGGCGGACCACATCGCTCGCAAATTCAGCGGCCGCGGTGAGCCGTTCGACGATCTGACGCAGGTGGCACGGGTCGGCCTGGTCAACGCGGTGGATCGGTTCGATGTCTCGCGCGGTTCGAACTTCCTGTCCTTCGCGGTGCCGACGATCATGGGTGAGGTGCGGCGGTACTTCCGCGACAACACCTGGGCGATGCGGGTTCCGCGGCGGGTCAAGGAGACTCATCTGCGTATCGGGTCGGCGATCGATTCGCTGTCGCAGTCGCTCGGTCGCTCCCCGACGGCCAAGGAGATCGCCGCCGAACTCGACATCCATCCCGACGAGGTGACGCAGGCGGTCATCGCGGGCAACGCGTACCAGCCCAGTTCGATCGACGCGGTGTCGGTCGGCCGCGACACCGAGGCCTCGCTGCTGGACACCCTCGGCGAGGAGGAATCGCAATTCGACCGCGTCGAGGAGTACGTGGCCATCCGGCCGCTGCTCGCGGGGCTGCCCGAACGCGAACGGCGCATCCTCACCATGCGGTTCTTCGAATCCATGACGCAGACCCAGATCGCCCAGCGGATGGGTATCTCGCAGATGCACGTCTCGCGGATTCTCGCGAAAACCCTTGCGCGACTGCGGGAGCAGAGCGCCCGGGAGTGAGGTCATCCGCGCGCTCGCCGTGGCGCCGCCTCGCGCTGTGCCGCGACGATGGCGGCCACCAGCTGTCCGGCCGGGCCCGTCAGTTTGCGCGGCGGGCGCCACACCGCGCGTAGTGTGCGACGCAGGTCCAGACCCTCGACGGGGACGGCACGCAGTTCCCGCCGATCGAGCTGCTCGCCGACGGCGAGGGTGCTGACCACCGCCGGTCCGACCCCACCGAGCACGCTGGTGCGGATGGCGGCGGCGCTGCCGAGTTCCAGAAGTGGTTCCGCGCGTGGATATTCCGCCAGCGCCGCGTCGAGCGTGCCGCGGGTTCCCGAGCCCGGTTCCCGGACCACCAGCGGTGTCGCGGCGAGTTCGCCGACGGTGAGCGGGGTCCGGCGGCGCACCCACGGGTGATCCGGGTGGACGACCACCACCAATCGGTCGTGTGCCACGGTGGTATGCGGCAGGCCCGCCGGAACCGCAGGCGATTCGACGAAGCCCAGATCGCAGTCTCCGGCCACCAGCCGATCACAGACCTGCCGCGAATTGTGCACCTGCAGATGGACTTTCACATCCGGGTGGCCGCGGCGGAATTCGCCCAGCCATCCCGGCAGCAGGCATTCGGCCACCGTCATACTGGCGGCCACGGTGAGTTCGGCGTCCTGGTCGGCGCGCAGAGCCGCCGCGGCGTCGAGCAGGCGGTCCACATCGGCCAGCACCTGCCGCGCCCAGTGCACCACGACGGTGCCCGCCGGGGTCAGTGTCGAGCCGCGCGGTGTGCGGTGCAGCAGATCCGATCCGAGGCGATGCTCCCACCGGCGCACCGCGCGCGTGGCGTTGGGCTGGGCCATGCCGATCGAGCGGGCCGCCGCGCCCAGGCTGCCGTGATCGTCGATGGCCACCAGGAGTTCGAGAAAGCCCAGGTCCGGACGTGGTGAAGGCATGTACGGATCATATGGGATCGGCCCTATACATATCTCTGGGATATGGGTGTGATGTCATTTTCCCGGCTACTGCGCCGGGCCGGACGGGGGCACCGTATCGGATATGACCAGTCTGCATTCGGCGCGTACGAACGTCCCCGGCGACGATCCGCGTCGCGGCCGTCCGGTCCGGACGGCCGCCGCGGCCGGGCTCCCGGAGGACGACACCTCACCCGCCACGCCCCATCCGGAACACGGTGCCACGACACGCGATTCCGCCCCGGCCGCAATCGGTTCCACCCGCCGTGTCGGGCGTCGCCCCGCCGCGGTCGTCGGCTCCGACATGGTGCCCGGTCTGGCTCTCACCGCGGTGGCGACCGCCCTGGCGGTGGGTATCGGCCGGTTCCTGCCGACGGTCAGCCCTCTGCTGATCGCGATCGTGCTCGGTGCGGTGCTCGCCAATATCGTCCCTCTGCCGCAGCGGGTGCAGCCCGGATTGCAGTTCTCGGCGAAGCGGCTGCTGCGGATCGGCGTGGCGCTGCTGGGATTGCAGCTGACCTTCTCCGACATTCTCGGCCTGGGACCGGCGACGATCGGGGTCGTCGTGGCGATCGTGGTGCTCGGGATCGGCGCGACCATGCTGATGGGACGGCTGCTCGGGATCGGCTGGAAGCAACGACTCCTCATCGCCTGCGGGTTCTCCATCTGCGGTGCGGCCGCCGCGGCGGCGGTGGACGGCGTGGTCGACGCCGAGGAGGAGGAACTGCTCACCGCCGTCGCTCTCGTGGTGGTGTTCGGCACCGTCATGATCGGGGTGATTCCGCTGCTGTCACACGTCTTCGGGCTCGACGCGCGCACCGGCGGGATCTGGGCGGGTGGCGCGGTGCACGAGGTGGCTCAGGTGGTGGCCGCCGGTGGCGCGATCGGTGGCGGCGCGCTCACGGTCGCGGTCGTGGTCAAACTCGCCCGCGTGGTGCTGCTCGCGCCGGTCCTGGCCGTGATCGGCTGGCAGGCCCGGCGGCGGGAGACTCCCGCCGCCGGTACCCGGCGCCCGCCGCTGATCCCGCTGTTCGTGCTCGCGTTCCTGGCCTTCGCGGCCCTGCGCACCACCGGTCTGCTGCCCGCGGCGGCGCTGGATATCGCGAAGACCGCGCAGACCGCGCTGCTGACGGCCGCCATGTTCGCCCTCGGCGCCGGGGTGCGGGTGGCCACCCTGCGCCGCGTGGGTCCGCGACCGCTGGTGCTGGCGCTGCTGTCGACCGTGTGGGTCGCCGCGGTCGCCCTCGCCGGTGCCCTGATCGCGGACTGAGCGCCTCAGAGCGGTTTGCCCCTCAGAGCGGTTTACGCAGCGCCGCCATGAACATCGCGTCGGTCCCGTGCCGGTGCGGCCACAGCTGGGCTCCCGGGCCGTCGCCCAGATCGGTGACGCCCGGGAGCAACTCGCGGGTGTCGAGTTGTTCGGCATCGGTGCGCCGGACGAGATCGCCGACCACACCGACGGTCTCGGGCAGATGCGGTGAGCAGGTCGAGTACACGACGACACCGCCGGGTCGCACCAGTTCCCATGCGGCACCGAGCAATTCGCGCTGGAGCACGGTCAGCTCCCGCACATCGGCGGGCGTGCGCCGCCAGCGTGACTCCGGGCGGCGGCGCAGAGCGCCCAGTCCGGTACACGGCGCATCGACCAGGATGCGATCGTAGCCCGGGGTGAGCTCACCGGCGCGGCCGTCCATCACGTGTACCGTGACCGGCAGGCCGCGAGTCGCCTTGCGGACCAGTTCGGCTCGGTGTTCGGCGGGTTCGACCGCGTCGATGTGGTATCCGTCGATATCGGCCAGCGCGCCCAGCAGCGCGGTCTTACCGCCGGGGCCCGCGCACAGATCCAGCCAGCGGCCACCGTCGGCGCCGAGCAGCGGCGCCCGGGTCAGCGACAACGCGACCAGCTGGCTGCCCTCGTCCTGGACCGCGGCCATCCCCTCGCGCACCGCCTCCAGGCGCGCGGGATCACCACCGTCGAGATAGACCGCGTACGGCGACCATCGGCCCTCTTCCCCACCGCTGACCAGCGCCAATTCCTCGGCGCTGATCTCGCCGGGCCGGGCGACGAGATGAACGACCGGGCGTTCGTCGTCGGCGGCGAGCAGTTCCGGCAGCTCCCCGGCCCGCGCCCCCAGCGCGTCGGCGAAGGCCTGTGCGATCCACACCGGATGACCGTGTTCGAAGGCCGAGTGGCCGACCGGATCCCGCGGCGCCAGGTCCTCGACCCACTGCTCCGGGCTCCGGGCCGCCGCCCGGCGCAGCACGGCATTGACGAAACCCGCCCTGCCGCTGCCGAATTCGGTGCGAGCCAGATCGACGGAGGTGGACACCGCGGCGTGCGAACCGACCCTGGTCCGCAGCAGTTGGTACACCCCCAGCCGCAGCACGTCCAGCAGCGGGCCGTCGATCTCGCCGATCGAACGGCCCGCGCAGTCGGCGATCACGGCGTCGAGCACACCGAGTGCCCGGCAGGCGCCGTAGGCCAGTTCGGTCGCGAACGCCGCGTCGCGCCCGGACAGCCCGCGCTCGCGCAACAGCCCCGGCAGGACGAGATTGGCGTAGGCGTCCCGTTCGCGCACGGCGCGCAGAACATCCCGCGCCACCAGCCGGGGCGCGTCCACCCCGTCGTCGCGACGGCCCGGAGCCGAATCCCGCGCCGACCCGGAACGCTGCCGATCGCGGCCGTCCCGTCTCGATTTCTGTTGTCCCGCAGCCGATCCCGATGTCCGGCGAGCGCTACCGGAACCACGGCGGTCACCCTGCTCGGCGTCGCGTCCCGGCCGACCGGAATTCGCACCACTCGTCCTGCGATCTCCACCCGAACGGTCCGCACGAGGGCCACCCCGGCCTGCTTCCGGACGCCCCGCCCCCTCGCCGGAACGCCGGTCACGACCGCGACCGTTGTCACCGGCGCCGCCGCGGCCACCTGTCTCGCCACGCCGGTGGCCCGACCGATCGCCGCCACGCTCGCCCGGGCCGCTCACTCGACCACCGCGCCGGGTTCCAGCCGGGCGCCGCGCGCCCAGTCCAGTGCTCGCATCATGCGCTTGCCCTGCGGCTGCACCTGATCGAGGCGGACGGCGGTGGTGGCGGTGCCGATGTACACACCCGATTTGCGGACCTCGATCACCCGCGGCGGCAGCTCGTCCTCGACCAGTTCCACCGGGCCGAGTTTCAGGCGTTTGCCGTCGATCTCGGTCCAGGCGCCCGGGGCCGGAGTCACCGCGCGGATCCGGCGGTTGATGGCCAGGGCGGGCTGGTCCCAGCGAATATGGCCCGCGGCGACCTCGATCTTGGGAGCGTAGGAGACGCCCTCCGCCGATTGCGGCACCGCCTCCAGACTGCCGTCCTCGATCCCGTCGAGCGTCGACTCCAGCAGGTGCGCACCGGAATTCGACAGCCGCTCCAGCAGCGCGCCCGCCGTGTCGGTGAGACCGATCCGCTCGGTCACCACACCGTAGACCGGGCCGGTGTCGAGTCCGGCCTCGATCCGGAAGGTCGACGCTCCGGTGATCTCGTCGCCCGCCAGCACCGCGGCCTGCACCGGGGCGGCACCGCGCCAGGCGGGCAGCAGCGAGAAGTGCAGATTGACCCAGCCGTGCGCGGGGATGTCGAGCACCTGTTGCGGCAGCAGCGCGCCGTAGGCCACCACCGGGCAGCAGTCGGGCGCCAGCTCGGTGAGCGTCGCGACGAAGTCCGGATCGGACGGTTTGCGCGGGGTGAGGACCGGGATCCCGTACTCGTCGGCCAGCGTGCCGACCGGCGAGCGCATCACCTTGCGCCCCCGGCCCGCCACGGCGTCGGGCCTGGTCACGACCGCGACCACGTCGTGGCCCGCGGATTCGATCAACCGCCGCAGTGACGGAACGGCCGGTTCCGGAGTTCCCGCGAAGACCAGCCGCATCTACTCGCCCCGCCCGGCGTCGGAGCGGCTGCCTGCCACCTCGGCCGCGGACATCACCGTCTTACCGGCCGCGAACCACTCCGATTCACGCACCTCACGCATCGCTTGTTTGCGGGTCGCCGGTTCCAGGCGCTGCAGATACAGCACGCCGTCGAGGTGGTCGGTCTCGTGCTGCACGCAGCGTGCCAGCAATCCCTCGGCCTCGAACTCCACCGGCGCGCCCGCGATGTCGACGCCGCGCGCCACCACCCGCTGTGCCCGCGTGACGTCGTGGCGCAGGCCCGGAATCGACAGGCAGCCCTCGGGGCCGGTCTGCTCGTCGGCGCCCACGACCTCGAAGACCGGATTGACCACGTGTCCGGCGGCCTCGCCGGTGTCGTAGACGAACACCCGCAGCCCCACGCCGATCTGCGGCGCCGCCATTCCCACGCCGCGACTGGCGTGCATGGTGTCGGTGAGATCGCCGACCAGCTGCTCGAGGTCCCTGTCGAAGGTGCCGACCTCATCCGCGCGGGCGCGCAGAACAGGATCGCCGAACAGGCGAACGGGCTGGATTGTCACAGGCTTACTCCCCGGGCGAGACGACAGGCGGTCGCCTCAGTTTACGGAAGCGCCGAAATCCGTTTCGTCAGGAATGGGCACCGAGGATCACTTCGGGAATTCCGGTGCCCAGCGGCACGTACGCGCACCGGGGCAGCGGCGCCGTGACCGGGTCGAGCAGGGTGAGCAGGACCTGCTGGACGAACGGGTCGTAGACCATGTGGAAATGCCCGGTCAGATCGATCGGGCACAGATCCTGCAGCACGATATTGGTCGCACCCGGCCCGGTCAGGGCGATATTGGTGAACGGCTGGATCATCTCGTCGACCCGGCTGCCGATCGTCGTGTAGCGCACACCGGGCACCGTGTCGCCCCCGGCGTTGAGTTCACGCAGGAACGGCGAACCCTGCGCCTGCTGGATCGCGGCCAGGGAGGTGACCCGCTCGTAGGCGTCCCACAGTCCGGGGACCGCGTCGGCGAGCGGCACCAGCCCGTACATGACGCCGCCGTACGTGGGCGAGGCCAGGCCGATCCACTGACCGACCTTCGGCGCACCGCCGAGTTTGTTGACGTAGTACCTGGTCACGGTGGCGCCCTGGGAGAAGCCCACCAGGTCGACCTTCCGGGCGCCGGTGGCGGTGAGGACGCGGTCGACGAAGGTGCCGAACTGCCGCGACGAGGCCCACAGATCCTCGGTGCCGAAACTCTTCGCATCGGGTTTGCCGCCGTAGTCGGGGACGAAGACGCAGAATCCGGCCGCGGCGAGCTGCGGGCCGATACCGGCCCAGTCGGTGTACGCGGTGGCGTCGGTTCCGTGCGCGAGAATGATCGGGCGGGGATGCCGCGCGGTGGGGCGGCAGCCGAAATCGTTTGTGCCCCACGGGGTGGCGGCGGGATGCGCCTTCAGATAGCGCGACGCCGACAGATGCTCCGGTTGTGGTGGTCCCCATTCCGTGGGGACCACCACCGGGCGGGTGTCCGGCGGCGACGCGGGCGGTTCGGACCGGCCGGATGCGCTGCCGAGAACCGTCGCGCACACCGCCGCCGTCGCCGCGAGCGTCCTACGCCACGCGGGACCCCCGCCTCGACGGCCCTGCCGTTGTCCCATCCCCCGATTGTGCGCCGCACGTGACGAAATATCCGACGGGACACGGTACTCGCCGCGTCACTCGGCCGCGGCGGAGTCGTCGTCGGCGAGGATCCGGTAGATCGAGCGCCGCGCCTCGGTGAGGACCTCGGCGGCCTTACCCGCCTGCTCCGGCGTCCCGGCCCGGGCGACCTGCCCGACCGCGCCCATCAGCTGACCGACGAGTTCGCGCAGATCGAGTGCCTGATCTCCGACACCGGCCCGCACGTCCTGCCACGGATCGCCGAGTTCGTCGCGATGTTCGCTGACGTATTCGGTGCCCGCGTCGGTCAGTTTGGCGGTCTTGCGACCGGACACCTTCTCGATCACGATCAGACCCTCGTCCTCGAGCTGCGACAGCGCGGGGTAGATCGAGCCGGGGCTCGGCCGCCAGATGTC
Encoded here:
- the rpe gene encoding ribulose-phosphate 3-epimerase, encoding MIAPSILSADFARLAEEVRAVEGADWLHVDVMDNHFVPNLTLGLPVVQSLLKTTDIPLDCHLMIEDPGRWAPPYAEAGAYNVTFHAEATDDPVAVARDIHAAGGKAGLSVKPNTPIEPYLEILRNFDTLLVMSVEPGFGGQSFIPQVLDKARAVRRLVDSGELRLVVEIDGGINMDTIEAAAEAGVDCFVAGSAVYGTEDPAATVETLREKVIAVEEAARR
- a CDS encoding ATP-binding protein, which encodes MSAEEGLRSTPVEIGVAATVSQLPIVRGLAETLVLLSDFTLDEVADIRLAVDEACSTLIELAVPGTTLQCRFTVGDNDLVVRVAGIAATSQLPDQRSFGWHVLRTLTDGIDVTQGEYDSEISGFSTVVEFRRVRGKA
- a CDS encoding RNA polymerase sigma factor SigF, whose amino-acid sequence is MAEVTESVSGYDDVNALFLALSQAPEDRRGELRGELINRCIPLADHIARKFSGRGEPFDDLTQVARVGLVNAVDRFDVSRGSNFLSFAVPTIMGEVRRYFRDNTWAMRVPRRVKETHLRIGSAIDSLSQSLGRSPTAKEIAAELDIHPDEVTQAVIAGNAYQPSSIDAVSVGRDTEASLLDTLGEEESQFDRVEEYVAIRPLLAGLPERERRILTMRFFESMTQTQIAQRMGISQMHVSRILAKTLARLREQSARE
- a CDS encoding LysR family transcriptional regulator — protein: MPSPRPDLGFLELLVAIDDHGSLGAAARSIGMAQPNATRAVRRWEHRLGSDLLHRTPRGSTLTPAGTVVVHWARQVLADVDRLLDAAAALRADQDAELTVAASMTVAECLLPGWLGEFRRGHPDVKVHLQVHNSRQVCDRLVAGDCDLGFVESPAVPAGLPHTTVAHDRLVVVVHPDHPWVRRRTPLTVGELAATPLVVREPGSGTRGTLDAALAEYPRAEPLLELGSAAAIRTSVLGGVGPAVVSTLAVGEQLDRRELRAVPVEGLDLRRTLRAVWRPPRKLTGPAGQLVAAIVAAQREAAPRRARG
- a CDS encoding YeiH family protein translates to MVPGLALTAVATALAVGIGRFLPTVSPLLIAIVLGAVLANIVPLPQRVQPGLQFSAKRLLRIGVALLGLQLTFSDILGLGPATIGVVVAIVVLGIGATMLMGRLLGIGWKQRLLIACGFSICGAAAAAAVDGVVDAEEEELLTAVALVVVFGTVMIGVIPLLSHVFGLDARTGGIWAGGAVHEVAQVVAAGGAIGGGALTVAVVVKLARVVLLAPVLAVIGWQARRRETPAAGTRRPPLIPLFVLAFLAFAALRTTGLLPAAALDIAKTAQTALLTAAMFALGAGVRVATLRRVGPRPLVLALLSTVWVAAVALAGALIAD
- a CDS encoding RsmB/NOP family class I SAM-dependent RNA methyltransferase, producing the protein MDAPRLVARDVLRAVRERDAYANLVLPGLLRERGLSGRDAAFATELAYGACRALGVLDAVIADCAGRSIGEIDGPLLDVLRLGVYQLLRTRVGSHAAVSTSVDLARTEFGSGRAGFVNAVLRRAAARSPEQWVEDLAPRDPVGHSAFEHGHPVWIAQAFADALGARAGELPELLAADDERPVVHLVARPGEISAEELALVSGGEEGRWSPYAVYLDGGDPARLEAVREGMAAVQDEGSQLVALSLTRAPLLGADGGRWLDLCAGPGGKTALLGALADIDGYHIDAVEPAEHRAELVRKATRGLPVTVHVMDGRAGELTPGYDRILVDAPCTGLGALRRRPESRWRRTPADVRELTVLQRELLGAAWELVRPGGVVVYSTCSPHLPETVGVVGDLVRRTDAEQLDTRELLPGVTDLGDGPGAQLWPHRHGTDAMFMAALRKPL
- the fmt gene encoding methionyl-tRNA formyltransferase, with protein sequence MRLVFAGTPEPAVPSLRRLIESAGHDVVAVVTRPDAVAGRGRKVMRSPVGTLADEYGIPVLTPRKPSDPDFVATLTELAPDCCPVVAYGALLPQQVLDIPAHGWVNLHFSLLPAWRGAAPVQAAVLAGDEITGASTFRIEAGLDTGPVYGVVTERIGLTDTAGALLERLSNSGAHLLESTLDGIEDGSLEAVPQSAEGVSYAPKIEVAAGHIRWDQPALAINRRIRAVTPAPGAWTEIDGKRLKLGPVELVEDELPPRVIEVRKSGVYIGTATTAVRLDQVQPQGKRMMRALDWARGARLEPGAVVE
- the def gene encoding peptide deformylase, with amino-acid sequence MTIQPVRLFGDPVLRARADEVGTFDRDLEQLVGDLTDTMHASRGVGMAAPQIGVGLRVFVYDTGEAAGHVVNPVFEVVGADEQTGPEGCLSIPGLRHDVTRAQRVVARGVDIAGAPVEFEAEGLLARCVQHETDHLDGVLYLQRLEPATRKQAMREVRESEWFAAGKTVMSAAEVAGSRSDAGRGE
- a CDS encoding esterase/lipase family protein — protein: MGQRQGRRGGGPAWRRTLAATAAVCATVLGSASGRSEPPASPPDTRPVVVPTEWGPPQPEHLSASRYLKAHPAATPWGTNDFGCRPTARHPRPIILAHGTDATAYTDWAGIGPQLAAAGFCVFVPDYGGKPDAKSFGTEDLWASSRQFGTFVDRVLTATGARKVDLVGFSQGATVTRYYVNKLGGAPKVGQWIGLASPTYGGVMYGLVPLADAVPGLWDAYERVTSLAAIQQAQGSPFLRELNAGGDTVPGVRYTTIGSRVDEMIQPFTNIALTGPGATNIVLQDLCPIDLTGHFHMVYDPFVQQVLLTLLDPVTAPLPRCAYVPLGTGIPEVILGAHS
- a CDS encoding PadR family transcriptional regulator, translating into MEPMDNMDRFGRGRRRGPRPDPQERGGREQFRRHPRGPHGFGPFGPDFGPGFGPGFGPGGHVGRGRGRGGRGRRGDVRAAILLLVQERPMHGYELIQQIRERSDDIWRPSPGSIYPALSQLEDEGLIVIEKVSGRKTAKLTDAGTEYVSEHRDELGDPWQDVRAGVGDQALDLRELVGQLMGAVGQVARAGTPEQAGKAAEVLTEARRSIYRILADDDSAAAE